In the Ensifer adhaerens genome, one interval contains:
- the chrA gene encoding chromate efflux transporter: MTDIADKAAPDVARQGQSHGISFGEAVRVWARIAALSFGGPAGQIAVMHRILVDEKRWIGEHRFLHALNYCMLLPGPEAQQLAVYIGWLLHRTAGGLVAGLLFVLPGFLAILGLSYIYAALGNVTVVEGLFFGLKAAVLAVVVQAVFRIGGRALKNRMMIGIATVAFIAIFFFRVPFPLIILAAGVLGYIGARSGSPLFRIGGGHKGGSGPVLKDEDSALGEEIPAHARPNLAWSLRISGVLLALWLVPLALVVIFLGRDNVFSQIGLFFSQMAVVTFGGAYAVLAYVAQEAVQHYGWLKPGEMLDGLGMAETTPGPLIMVVQFVGFMGAYRAPGALHPMMAATLGAMLTTWVTFVPCFLWIFLGAPFIERLRSNAALTGAMSAITAAVVGVILNLAVWFGLHTLFAEQVTWQLGPFALDVPVLKSLVMPSLLLTLAAGVAIFRFNASVITTLLACALAGMAWTLASN, from the coding sequence ATGACCGATATTGCTGACAAGGCCGCGCCCGATGTGGCGCGGCAAGGGCAAAGCCACGGCATCTCGTTCGGCGAAGCGGTGCGGGTCTGGGCGCGAATTGCGGCGCTGAGCTTTGGCGGACCAGCCGGTCAGATCGCGGTCATGCACCGTATCCTCGTCGATGAAAAACGCTGGATCGGCGAGCATCGCTTCCTGCATGCGCTGAACTATTGCATGCTTCTGCCCGGCCCGGAGGCGCAGCAGCTTGCTGTCTATATCGGCTGGCTCCTGCATAGAACGGCCGGCGGCCTTGTTGCCGGACTTCTGTTCGTGCTTCCGGGCTTCCTGGCGATCCTCGGCCTTAGCTACATCTACGCCGCCCTCGGCAATGTCACTGTCGTCGAAGGCCTCTTCTTCGGCCTCAAGGCCGCCGTGCTCGCGGTCGTCGTCCAGGCCGTCTTTCGCATTGGCGGCCGCGCACTCAAGAACCGAATGATGATCGGCATCGCGACGGTTGCCTTCATCGCCATCTTCTTTTTCCGAGTGCCCTTCCCGCTGATCATCCTGGCAGCCGGCGTGCTTGGCTACATCGGCGCCCGTTCCGGATCTCCGCTCTTTCGCATCGGTGGCGGGCACAAGGGCGGCAGCGGCCCGGTTCTGAAGGACGAGGATTCTGCGCTCGGCGAGGAAATCCCCGCACATGCCCGCCCGAACCTTGCATGGTCGCTGCGGATTTCCGGCGTCCTGCTCGCGCTATGGCTCGTGCCCTTAGCGCTGGTCGTCATCTTCCTCGGCCGGGACAACGTCTTCAGCCAGATCGGCCTGTTCTTCAGCCAGATGGCGGTCGTCACCTTTGGCGGCGCCTATGCCGTGCTTGCCTATGTCGCCCAGGAAGCCGTCCAGCACTACGGTTGGCTCAAACCCGGCGAGATGCTAGACGGGCTCGGCATGGCCGAGACGACGCCCGGACCGCTGATCATGGTGGTACAGTTCGTCGGATTCATGGGCGCCTACCGCGCTCCCGGCGCGCTCCACCCGATGATGGCGGCGACTTTGGGGGCGATGCTGACCACCTGGGTTACCTTCGTGCCCTGCTTCCTCTGGATCTTCCTCGGGGCACCTTTCATTGAGCGGCTGCGGAGCAATGCCGCGCTAACGGGTGCAATGTCGGCGATTACCGCTGCCGTCGTCGGCGTAATCCTCAACCTCGCCGTCTGGTTCGGGCTGCACACACTGTTTGCGGAGCAAGTAACGTGGCAATTGGGGCCGTTCGCACTCGACGTGCCGGTGCTGAAGTCGCTGGTGATGCCATCGCTCCTGCTGACGCTTGCGGCCGGCGTCGCGATCTTCCGCTTCAATGCCTCGGTGATCACGACGCTGCTTGCATGTGCGCTTGCAGGCATGGCCTGGACGCTTGCAAGCAACTGA
- a CDS encoding alpha/beta fold hydrolase, with amino-acid sequence MRRRILSTVALAFATSVVAFAAQATDIKNIVIVHGAFADGSGWRQASDILARRGFNVTVVQEPLTSLAADIEATNRVLDLQDGPTLLVGHSYGGMVISEAGHHQKVEALVYVAAFQPEKGEDLATLASSKPSAAMSIKETADGKYLYLDPSAFAADFAADLPKAEAAFAARSQVFAAKEVFTAKAGDPAWRTKKSWAIVATEDRAINPELERSMAKRAGSQVSEVKASHAVFASQAQTVAEIIETAAKDAGK; translated from the coding sequence ATGCGCCGCCGTATTCTCTCCACCGTTGCTCTTGCGTTTGCAACGAGCGTGGTCGCCTTCGCTGCTCAGGCGACAGATATCAAGAACATTGTCATCGTGCACGGCGCCTTCGCCGACGGTTCGGGCTGGCGCCAGGCCAGCGACATCCTTGCGCGACGCGGCTTCAACGTGACCGTCGTGCAGGAACCGTTGACGTCGCTGGCCGCCGACATCGAGGCGACGAACCGTGTCTTGGACCTGCAGGACGGCCCGACCTTGCTCGTCGGGCACAGCTACGGCGGCATGGTGATCAGCGAAGCCGGCCATCACCAGAAGGTCGAAGCGTTGGTCTATGTTGCGGCGTTTCAGCCTGAAAAGGGCGAGGACTTGGCAACGCTTGCCAGTTCGAAGCCGTCAGCGGCGATGAGCATCAAGGAAACCGCCGACGGCAAATATCTCTATCTCGATCCGTCAGCCTTCGCTGCGGATTTCGCCGCCGACCTTCCAAAGGCGGAGGCGGCCTTTGCGGCGCGGTCGCAAGTCTTTGCCGCAAAGGAGGTTTTCACTGCCAAGGCCGGCGATCCGGCATGGCGGACAAAGAAAAGCTGGGCGATCGTGGCGACTGAAGATCGCGCCATCAATCCGGAGCTTGAACGAAGCATGGCGAAGCGCGCCGGCAGCCAGGTGAGTGAAGTCAAGGCAAGCCACGCCGTTTTCGCCTCGCAAGCGCAAACGGTCGCCGAGATCATCGAGACCGCAGCCAAGGACGCCGGCAAATAG
- a CDS encoding response regulator encodes MEHIDHVLIVDDDREIRELVSGYLKKNGLRATAVADGRQMRSFLEGDTVDLIVLDVMMPGDDGLVLSRELRAGKHKAIPIIMLTARSDEMDRILGLEMGADDYLSKPFSARELLARIKAVLRRARMLPPNLQISEAGQLLRFGQWKLDTTARHLIDADGTVIALSGAEYRLLKVFIDHPQRVLNRDQLLNLTQGREAELFDRSIDLLVSRVRQRLGDDAREPIYIKTVRSEGYVFSVPIEIVEARE; translated from the coding sequence ATGGAGCATATCGACCACGTGTTGATTGTCGATGACGACCGCGAGATCCGCGAACTCGTGTCGGGTTACCTCAAGAAGAACGGGTTGCGCGCAACGGCCGTTGCCGACGGGCGACAGATGCGCAGCTTCCTCGAGGGCGATACCGTCGATCTCATCGTGCTCGATGTGATGATGCCAGGCGACGACGGGCTCGTGCTCAGCCGTGAACTGCGCGCTGGCAAACACAAGGCGATCCCGATCATCATGCTGACGGCCCGCAGCGACGAGATGGACCGGATCCTGGGCCTCGAGATGGGTGCCGACGACTATCTCTCCAAGCCGTTCTCCGCGCGCGAACTGCTCGCCCGCATCAAGGCGGTGCTCCGGCGCGCGCGCATGCTGCCGCCGAACCTGCAGATTTCGGAGGCCGGACAGCTACTGCGCTTTGGTCAGTGGAAGCTCGACACCACCGCCCGGCACCTGATCGACGCGGACGGCACCGTAATCGCGCTCAGCGGCGCCGAGTATCGGCTGCTGAAGGTATTCATCGACCACCCCCAGCGCGTGCTCAACCGCGACCAATTGCTCAACCTCACCCAAGGGCGCGAGGCCGAACTCTTCGATCGGTCGATCGATCTGCTCGTCAGCCGGGTCCGCCAGCGGCTCGGCGATGACGCTCGCGAACCGATCTACATCAAGACGGTGCGCAGCGAAGGTTACGTCTTCTCGGTGCCCATCGAGATCGTGGAGGCGCGTGAATGA
- a CDS encoding LysR family transcriptional regulator, translating to MDRIDAMKVFVTAVDEGSLAAAARRLKRSPTAVSRALNLLEAHVGVELLHRTTRSLKLSEAGQRYATACRRVLIDLEEADMLAGGERAAPRGTLTISAPPIVGEEVLRPILDDFLNLNPAVSARLLLLDRFVNLVDEGVDIALRIGHLADSSLISTRIGGDIRRVVVASPRYLANHPRIDEPADLAKHHIVAFTNFGLDSWAFTPAEGSLIPRTVQFTPRCIVNSVRAAADSAVAGTGLTRLYSYHVARHVCDGRLKIVLADAEHPAMPVHLLAPQGRMSVPKVRAFADFALPRLRTEFARMATDAGTFS from the coding sequence ATGGATCGTATCGATGCAATGAAAGTCTTCGTGACCGCGGTCGACGAAGGCAGCCTGGCGGCGGCCGCCCGACGGCTGAAGCGATCGCCGACGGCGGTCAGCCGCGCCCTGAACCTGCTTGAAGCTCACGTCGGGGTCGAATTGCTACATCGAACGACGCGATCGCTGAAGCTCAGCGAAGCGGGTCAGCGATATGCGACGGCCTGCCGCCGGGTGCTGATCGATCTCGAAGAGGCCGACATGCTCGCAGGTGGCGAACGAGCGGCCCCTCGCGGCACGCTGACGATTTCCGCGCCGCCGATCGTCGGCGAGGAGGTACTGCGTCCTATCCTCGACGACTTTCTCAACCTCAATCCAGCGGTCTCGGCCCGGCTGCTCCTGCTTGATCGTTTCGTGAACCTTGTCGACGAGGGTGTCGACATCGCGCTGCGCATCGGCCACCTCGCCGACTCCTCGCTGATCTCGACACGGATCGGCGGCGATATCAGGCGCGTCGTCGTCGCCTCGCCCCGCTATCTCGCCAACCACCCGCGGATCGACGAGCCGGCCGATCTCGCCAAGCACCATATCGTCGCCTTCACCAACTTCGGCCTCGATTCCTGGGCATTCACGCCGGCCGAGGGCTCCTTGATCCCGCGTACGGTGCAGTTCACACCGCGATGCATCGTCAACAGCGTACGTGCTGCCGCCGACTCCGCCGTCGCCGGTACTGGCCTCACGCGGCTCTACTCCTATCATGTCGCCCGCCATGTCTGTGACGGACGCCTGAAGATCGTACTGGCTGATGCGGAACATCCCGCGATGCCTGTGCATCTTCTTGCGCCGCAGGGCCGCATGTCGGTTCCGAAGGTCCGGGCCTTTGCAGATTTCGCGCTGCCGCGCCTCAGAACCGAGTTCGCACGCATGGCAACGGACGCCGGCACGTTCAGCTAA
- a CDS encoding NAD(P)H-dependent flavin oxidoreductase: MRDPLAKLGLKYPLIVAPMAGGPSSPELVIASSETGALGSIGAAYSTPATITGFVEKVRARTDRPFAINLFIQHPQPQVEAAMIERAVAATAKYRAELDLPKPQFSTPYEEDFDQQFDAVLQAKPEVLSFVFGVLPAEHMRAARKAGMLIVGTATTPEEAQALEESGVDAITLQGFEAGGHRGIFDPSAADPELGLADLLAQSRGKMKVPLIAAGGIMTAADIRSALAMGASAVQMGTAFLSTTEAGTSAPYRTALQGVERITRTTRAFSGRFARGVANRFMNEVDAAAVMPFPAQNKFTRDIRGASAAKGSPDFLSLWAGTGKGELWQGSAADLIGKLFAD, encoded by the coding sequence ATGCGCGATCCCCTGGCGAAACTTGGCCTGAAGTACCCGTTGATCGTCGCGCCGATGGCCGGCGGCCCCTCGTCGCCGGAACTCGTCATAGCATCGTCGGAAACCGGAGCGCTGGGCTCCATCGGCGCGGCCTACTCGACCCCGGCCACCATCACTGGGTTCGTCGAGAAGGTTCGCGCGCGCACCGACCGTCCGTTCGCGATCAACCTCTTCATCCAGCACCCGCAGCCGCAGGTTGAAGCTGCAATGATCGAGCGGGCCGTGGCGGCAACGGCCAAGTATCGCGCCGAACTGGATCTGCCAAAGCCGCAGTTTTCGACGCCCTACGAAGAGGACTTCGATCAGCAGTTCGATGCCGTGCTGCAGGCAAAGCCGGAAGTCCTCAGCTTCGTCTTCGGCGTTTTACCTGCCGAGCACATGCGGGCCGCGCGCAAAGCAGGGATGCTGATCGTGGGCACGGCGACGACGCCGGAAGAGGCGCAGGCACTCGAAGAGAGCGGCGTCGATGCAATCACCCTCCAGGGTTTTGAGGCCGGTGGTCACCGCGGTATTTTCGACCCGAGTGCCGCGGATCCCGAACTTGGTCTTGCGGATCTGTTGGCGCAAAGTCGTGGGAAGATGAAGGTTCCGCTGATCGCAGCAGGCGGCATCATGACCGCCGCGGATATCCGTTCGGCGCTCGCCATGGGCGCCAGCGCCGTGCAGATGGGGACGGCCTTTCTTTCGACCACCGAAGCCGGAACCTCGGCACCCTATCGCACTGCGCTGCAAGGCGTGGAACGGATAACGCGCACGACACGCGCCTTCTCCGGGCGGTTTGCCCGCGGCGTCGCGAACCGCTTCATGAACGAGGTGGACGCCGCTGCGGTGATGCCCTTCCCCGCTCAGAACAAGTTCACCCGCGATATCAGGGGGGCATCCGCTGCAAAGGGATCGCCAGACTTCCTTTCCCTTTGGGCGGGTACCGGCAAGGGTGAACTTTGGCAGGGCTCGGCCGCTGACCTGATCGGGAAGCTGTTCGCCGATTGA
- a CDS encoding YciI family protein, protein MPKFVTIGYGDRAGYDRTPAAVRDAAHAHDAELQAGGALMGIAGTPVQVRNANAAQMEKRNGPFMSSSLPVAGFAVIEAANLAEAIDMVSRTPCAVAHGVVEVWPLETS, encoded by the coding sequence ATGCCGAAGTTCGTGACGATCGGATATGGAGACCGTGCGGGTTACGACCGCACACCGGCAGCCGTCCGCGACGCGGCGCATGCCCATGACGCCGAACTTCAAGCAGGAGGAGCGTTGATGGGGATCGCCGGCACGCCAGTCCAGGTCCGCAACGCCAACGCGGCGCAGATGGAGAAGAGGAACGGTCCGTTCATGTCGTCTTCTCTGCCCGTGGCAGGGTTCGCGGTGATCGAGGCGGCCAATCTGGCGGAGGCAATCGATATGGTATCGCGCACCCCGTGCGCGGTTGCCCACGGGGTGGTAGAGGTCTGGCCGCTCGAGACTTCTTGA
- a CDS encoding sulfate/molybdate ABC transporter ATP-binding protein encodes MDVRVHNIRKEFGRFPALDDVSLDIRSGELIALLGPSGSGKTTLLRLVAGLESPTGGTIYFGDEDASQKTVQQRNIGFVFQHYALFRHMTVLDNVAFGLKVRPSGRRPPAAEIRKRALDLLDLVQLSGLDKRYPAQLSGGQRQRVALARAMAVEPNVLLLDEPFGALDAQVRKELRKWLREIHDRTGHTTIFVTHDQEEALELADRVVVMSKGTIEQVGTPDEIYDHPVSPFVFGFIGQSNCLAVTLQNGEIWFEDRPIGLRAPAEPDGPANLHFRPHDIELIDGCGGCLAGLVAASRRVAGTRHLELDLGRNHPHVEIELSPERAAAGDHSRIAFRPTKWKLFRDKRQQAVASEAKTESRPIEMQEPTLVAQAS; translated from the coding sequence ATGGACGTGCGCGTTCACAATATCCGCAAGGAATTCGGCCGCTTCCCGGCGCTCGACGACGTCTCGCTCGATATCCGCTCCGGCGAGCTGATCGCGCTGCTTGGCCCCTCCGGCTCCGGCAAGACGACGTTGCTGCGTCTCGTTGCCGGGCTTGAAAGCCCGACCGGCGGCACGATCTACTTCGGCGACGAGGATGCCTCGCAAAAGACGGTGCAGCAGCGCAACATCGGCTTCGTCTTCCAGCACTATGCCCTCTTCCGCCACATGACCGTGCTCGACAACGTCGCCTTCGGCCTCAAGGTGCGTCCGTCGGGCCGCCGGCCGCCGGCGGCCGAAATCCGCAAGCGGGCGCTCGACCTGCTCGATCTCGTGCAGCTTTCCGGCCTCGACAAGCGTTATCCGGCGCAGCTTTCCGGCGGCCAGCGCCAGCGCGTGGCGCTGGCCCGCGCCATGGCGGTCGAGCCCAACGTGCTTCTGCTCGACGAGCCCTTCGGCGCGCTCGACGCCCAGGTGCGCAAGGAACTGCGCAAATGGCTGCGCGAGATCCACGACCGCACCGGCCACACGACGATCTTCGTCACCCACGACCAGGAAGAGGCGCTGGAGCTCGCCGACCGGGTCGTCGTCATGAGCAAGGGCACGATCGAACAGGTCGGCACCCCCGACGAGATCTACGACCATCCGGTCTCGCCCTTCGTCTTCGGCTTCATCGGCCAGTCGAACTGCCTCGCCGTGACGCTGCAGAACGGCGAGATCTGGTTCGAGGACCGGCCGATCGGGCTCAGAGCCCCGGCCGAGCCCGACGGTCCGGCCAACCTGCACTTCCGCCCGCATGACATCGAGCTGATCGACGGCTGCGGCGGCTGTCTTGCCGGCCTCGTCGCCGCCAGCCGCCGTGTCGCCGGCACCCGCCATCTCGAACTCGACCTCGGCCGCAACCATCCGCATGTCGAGATCGAACTCTCCCCCGAACGCGCCGCCGCCGGCGACCACAGCCGCATCGCCTTCAGACCCACAAAGTGGAAACTCTTCAGGGATAAGAGGCAGCAGGCCGTAGCCTCGGAGGCGAAGACCGAGAGCCGCCCGATCGAGATGCAGGAACCAACATTGGTTGCCCAAGCCTCCTAA
- a CDS encoding tautomerase family protein encodes MPIVTVQVTREGTTPDRKAVTAEEKAEIIKGVSQVLLDVLNKPLESTYVVIEEVELDNWGWGGLPTAQYRAKLVAQAKG; translated from the coding sequence ATGCCGATCGTAACAGTTCAGGTGACCCGCGAAGGTACCACGCCGGACCGCAAGGCAGTCACGGCCGAGGAGAAGGCTGAAATCATCAAGGGCGTGAGCCAGGTCCTGCTCGACGTGCTCAACAAGCCGCTGGAATCGACCTATGTGGTCATCGAGGAAGTCGAACTCGACAACTGGGGCTGGGGCGGCCTTCCAACCGCGCAGTATCGCGCCAAGCTGGTAGCTCAGGCAAAGGGCTGA
- a CDS encoding chromate resistance protein ChrB domain-containing protein translates to MSSFLEISSEKLSRLIGTPHCPELIDVRIDDDFDADPRLIPGSYRRDYRQMQSWIDDVAKASAIIICQQGKKLSHGVAAWLRNAGIAADVLEGGFEAWASAGYPSVPVSAIPERDASGRTVWVTRARPKIDRIACPWLIRRFVDPKAVFLYVAPSEAEMVGERFGATPFDIDAPIRWSHRGELCTFDVMVEQFGLATTPLLRLATIVRGADTARLELAPEAPGLLAASLGLSRMYADDLEQLEAGMLLYDAFYRWCRDATNETHNWPSPKKDL, encoded by the coding sequence ATGTCGTCATTTCTTGAAATTTCCTCGGAAAAACTCTCCCGCCTCATCGGCACACCGCACTGCCCTGAATTGATCGACGTCAGGATCGATGACGATTTCGATGCCGATCCCCGGCTCATCCCGGGTTCCTACAGGCGCGACTATCGCCAGATGCAGAGTTGGATCGACGATGTTGCCAAGGCTTCGGCAATCATCATCTGCCAGCAGGGTAAGAAGCTCAGCCATGGCGTTGCCGCCTGGCTTCGCAATGCGGGCATTGCTGCCGACGTGCTCGAAGGTGGCTTCGAGGCCTGGGCCAGCGCCGGCTATCCGAGCGTGCCCGTTTCCGCGATACCCGAACGGGATGCAAGCGGACGGACCGTCTGGGTTACGCGAGCGCGGCCGAAGATCGACCGTATCGCCTGCCCCTGGCTGATCCGACGCTTCGTCGATCCGAAGGCGGTGTTCCTGTACGTGGCGCCGTCGGAAGCCGAAATGGTCGGCGAACGCTTCGGCGCAACGCCATTCGATATCGATGCGCCGATCCGTTGGAGCCACCGCGGCGAACTCTGCACATTCGATGTCATGGTGGAGCAGTTCGGCCTTGCAACCACGCCGTTGCTCCGGCTCGCGACCATCGTGCGCGGAGCCGACACCGCGCGCCTCGAGCTGGCGCCCGAGGCGCCGGGCCTGCTCGCCGCTTCCCTCGGTCTCTCCCGCATGTATGCCGACGACCTGGAGCAGTTGGAGGCGGGAATGCTGCTCTACGATGCCTTCTATCGTTGGTGTCGGGATGCGACCAATGAGACGCATAACTGGCCCTCGCCCAAGAAGGACCTTTGA
- the cysW gene encoding sulfate ABC transporter permease subunit CysW, translated as MPAARPLQAATSESRFARLTLTITALAFVALFLLLPLAAVFTEALRKGPVEFIAALGDAETFSAIRLTLTVAAIAVPLNLVFGVAAAWAIAKFEFKGKAFLTTLIDLPFSVSPVISGLVFVLLFGSHSLIGPWLQSHGIQILFAVPGLVLATVFVTFPFVARELIPLMQEQGSSDEEAALSLGASGWQTFWHVTLPNIKWGLLYGVLLCNARAMGEFGAVSVVSGHIRGETNTMPLQVEILYNEYNFVAAFAVAALLALLALITLILKTALEIRYSAEIAASRRH; from the coding sequence ATGCCCGCAGCCAGGCCGCTGCAGGCGGCAACTTCGGAAAGCCGCTTTGCCCGCCTGACGCTGACGATCACCGCTCTTGCCTTCGTCGCACTGTTCTTGCTTCTGCCGCTCGCCGCCGTCTTCACCGAGGCGCTGCGCAAGGGACCGGTCGAGTTCATCGCAGCGCTGGGCGATGCCGAGACCTTCTCGGCGATCCGCCTGACGCTGACGGTCGCGGCCATCGCCGTGCCGCTCAACCTCGTCTTCGGCGTGGCCGCCGCCTGGGCGATCGCCAAGTTCGAGTTCAAGGGCAAGGCCTTCCTGACGACGCTGATCGACCTGCCGTTCTCGGTCTCGCCGGTAATCTCCGGTCTCGTCTTCGTGCTTCTGTTCGGCTCGCACAGCCTGATCGGCCCCTGGCTGCAGAGCCACGGCATCCAGATCCTCTTTGCCGTGCCCGGCCTGGTGCTCGCCACCGTCTTCGTCACCTTCCCCTTCGTTGCCCGCGAGCTGATCCCGCTGATGCAGGAACAGGGATCGAGCGACGAGGAAGCGGCGCTCTCCCTGGGGGCGTCGGGCTGGCAGACCTTCTGGCATGTGACGCTGCCCAACATCAAATGGGGGCTGCTCTACGGCGTTCTGCTCTGCAACGCCCGGGCCATGGGCGAGTTCGGCGCCGTCTCGGTGGTCTCCGGCCATATCCGCGGCGAGACCAACACCATGCCGTTGCAGGTGGAAATCCTCTATAATGAATACAACTTCGTCGCCGCCTTCGCGGTGGCGGCGTTGCTGGCGCTGCTGGCGCTGATCACCCTGATTTTGAAGACGGCGCTGGAGATCCGCTACAGCGCCGAGATCGCCGCCAGCCGCAGGCACTGA
- a CDS encoding SDR family NAD(P)-dependent oxidoreductase has translation MSNEQKVAIITGASQGIGAALVQAYRDRNYRVIATSRSIQESSDAGILSVAGDISKPETAERVVRLGLERFGRIDTLVNNAGVFTAKPFTEFTQEDYDLNLGVNVAGFFHITQHAARELLKQGSGHIVSITTSLVNQPIAGVPAALASITKGGLNSVTQALAIEFAKTGVRVNAVSPGIIKTPMHAPETHAAFSTLHPVGRMGEIRDIVDAVLYLEGAGFVTGEILHVDGGQNAGRW, from the coding sequence ATGAGCAATGAGCAGAAGGTCGCCATCATCACCGGTGCATCGCAGGGTATCGGCGCCGCCCTGGTTCAGGCCTACCGCGATCGCAACTACCGCGTCATCGCCACGTCCCGGTCCATCCAGGAAAGCTCGGACGCCGGAATCCTCAGCGTCGCGGGCGACATCAGCAAGCCGGAGACTGCCGAGCGGGTCGTTCGCCTGGGTCTTGAGCGGTTTGGCCGCATCGATACGCTGGTCAACAACGCCGGCGTTTTCACCGCCAAGCCGTTCACCGAATTCACCCAGGAGGACTACGACCTGAACCTCGGGGTGAACGTCGCCGGTTTCTTCCACATCACCCAGCACGCGGCCCGCGAGCTGCTGAAGCAGGGCTCCGGCCACATCGTCAGCATCACCACCAGCCTCGTGAACCAGCCGATCGCCGGTGTTCCGGCGGCGCTTGCATCTATCACCAAGGGTGGCTTGAATTCCGTGACCCAGGCGCTCGCCATTGAATTTGCCAAGACCGGCGTTCGCGTCAATGCCGTCTCGCCGGGCATCATCAAGACCCCGATGCACGCACCGGAAACCCACGCAGCATTCTCGACGCTGCATCCGGTCGGGCGCATGGGCGAAATCCGCGATATCGTCGACGCCGTCCTCTATCTGGAGGGCGCCGGTTTCGTCACCGGCGAGATCCTGCATGTAGACGGCGGGCAGAACGCCGGGCGCTGGTAA